One stretch of Miscanthus floridulus cultivar M001 chromosome 18, ASM1932011v1, whole genome shotgun sequence DNA includes these proteins:
- the LOC136524574 gene encoding WAT1-related protein At3g30340-like: MWSAGCMEQWAPTAAMVATNVVIAVMNALIKQALSQGMNRLVLITFRQMLATLFLGPIAYFKERKMRPKFTTEIFVYMFLSGILGPVLLQYTLFVGLDYTTATFAATFGNLLPVVTFLISLAFRFEALEVRSRSGSAKISGTLISLGGAMMLTFYKGSALTHTTTSLSPSSMAPSSSGRSGEHGTVRWVLGSVSMLANVVGFALWLLLQRKFTRKYPAVYSATAFMSLFSFVQAGALALSVQRSSLAVWALRGTVEIATVVYCGIVASGIGYLLLTYCVEKRGPVFTAAFSPLAQIFVAGIDLFILHEPLYLGSVLGSVLVILGLYLVLWGKKEETATKAATKPVQVAEVELQEKV; encoded by the exons ATGTGGAGTGCAGGATGCATGGAACAGTGGGCGCCGACGGCGGCAATGGTGGCCACCAACGTCGTGATCGCCGTTATGAACGCGCTGATCAAGCAGGCACTGAGCCAGGGCATGAACAGGCTGGTCCTCATCACTTTCCGGCAGATGCTGGCCACCCTGTTCCTTGGCCCCATTGCCTACTTCAAGGAAAG GAAGATGAGACCAAAGTTCACAACCGAAATCTTTGTGTACATGTTCCTCAGTGGAATTCTCGG GCCGGTGCTGCTTCAGTACACATTGTTTGTGGGATTGGATTACACGACAGCAACATTTGCTGCAACTTTCGGAAATTTGCTTCCAGTGGTTACTTTCCTCATATCACTTGCTTTCAG ATTTGAAGCACTGGAGGTGAGGAGCAGGTCAGGGAGTGCCAAGATCTCAGGGACACTCATCTCCCTCGGCGGCGCAATGATGCTCACCTTCTACAAGGGTTCAGCACTGACCCACACCACCACATCGCTGTCGCCGTCATCCATGGCTCCATCCTCCTCCGGCCGCAGTGGCGAGCACGGCACGGTCCGGTGGGTGCTGGGCTCCGTCTCCATGCTCGCCAACGTCGTCGGCTTCGCGCTGTGGCTGCTCCTGCAGCGGAAGTTCACCCGGAAGTACCCGGCCGTGTACTCGGCGACGGCGTTCATGTCGCTCTTCAGCTTCGTCCAGGCCGGAGCGCTCGCCCTGTCGGTCCAGAGGAGCAGCCTTGCCGTGTGGGCTCTCAGGGGCACCGTTGAGATCGCCACGGTGGTCTACTGT GGTATAGTGGCATCCGGCATTGGGTACCTTCTGCTCACATACTGCGTGGAGAAGAGAGGCCCTGTCTTCACAGCTGCCTTCAGCCCGCTCGCTCAGATCTTCGTCGCTGGCATCGATCTCTTCATCCTCCATGAACCTCTCTATCTTGGAAG CGTGCTAGGATCAGTGCTCGTTATTCTCGGACTCTACCTTGTGCTGTGGGGCAAGAAAGAGGAAACTGCTACAAAGGCGGCGACGAAGCCAGTTCAGGTGGCCGAGGTAGAACTACAAGAGAAAGTGTGA
- the LOC136523065 gene encoding pectinesterase inhibitor 12-like: MQERRRSAAMGSVTVTTPLCYLAAAALLLLGTAVAPCGAQVVVTIEEACRMAASGGAGGVSYDHCVASLASDARSRDAADLHHLAELATRIAVEHAAATEAKIEDLGEVEESPHARARLHHCLDLYNAAADVLRDALDNLHARVYGKVSQQLAAALGAAESCEDVWKGEEHVPVAAHDREYGRMALVALGLTSGIA; the protein is encoded by the coding sequence ATGCAAgaacgacgacgcagcgccgccATGGGTAGTGTCACCGTCACGACACCGCTCTGCTACCTGGCCGCCGCGGCCCTGCTTCTGCTGGGCACCGCCGTGGCGCCGTGCGGCGCGCAGGTGGTGGTTACCATCGAGGAGGCGTGCCGgatggcggcgagcggcggcgcggggggcgTGAGCTACGACCACTGCGTGGCGTCACTGGCGTCGGACGCGCGGAGCCGCGACGCCGCGGACCTGCACCACCTGGCCGAGCTGGCGACGCGGATCGCGGTGGAGCACGCGGCGGCGACGGAGGCCAAGATCGAGGACCTGGGCGAGGTGGAGGAGTCCccccacgcgcgcgcgcgcctgcACCACTGCCTCGACCTCTACAACGCCGCCGCCGACGTCCTGCGCGACGCGCTCGACAACCTCCACGCGCGCGTCTACGGCAAGGTGTCCCAGCAGCTGGCCGCCGCGCTGGGCGCCGCCGAGAGCTGCGAGGACGTCTGGAAGGGAGAGGAGCACGTCCCCGTCGCCGCGCACGACAGGGAGTACGGCCGCATGGCGTTGGTCGCGCTCGGCCTCACCAGCGGCATCGCGTGA